A window from Shimia isoporae encodes these proteins:
- a CDS encoding DUF484 family protein, producing the protein MSSTPQIDDTLRDKIISSPDVILEDRDLMRALIAANEKTMGGNIVDLRGIAMERLEARLDRLEDTHRSVIAAAYDNLAGTNQVHRAILRMLDPVDFESFLRDLGAEVADILRVDSVRLVLETEQDATGDANIQKLGDVLCMAEAGFVDGYLTGGRAMPSRQVTLRQLQTGADAVYGEDADWIRSEACLRLDLGEGRLPGMLVMGAEDPHQFTPQQGTDLLAFFAGVFERAMRRWLS; encoded by the coding sequence ATGAGCAGCACTCCACAGATCGACGACACCCTGCGGGACAAGATCATTTCGTCTCCTGACGTGATTCTTGAAGACCGTGATCTAATGCGCGCGCTGATTGCGGCCAACGAGAAAACGATGGGCGGCAACATCGTGGATTTGCGCGGTATAGCCATGGAGCGGCTCGAAGCCCGCCTTGACCGGCTCGAAGACACGCATCGCAGCGTGATTGCTGCCGCCTATGACAATCTTGCCGGCACCAATCAGGTTCACCGCGCGATCCTGCGTATGCTTGATCCGGTGGACTTCGAGAGTTTCCTGCGTGATCTAGGCGCGGAAGTGGCCGATATTCTCCGCGTGGATTCTGTCCGGCTGGTTTTGGAAACAGAGCAGGACGCCACGGGCGATGCCAACATCCAGAAGCTTGGGGATGTTCTGTGCATGGCCGAAGCCGGTTTTGTCGACGGCTATCTGACCGGCGGTCGTGCGATGCCGTCACGCCAGGTTACTTTGCGCCAGCTTCAGACCGGCGCGGATGCCGTTTATGGCGAGGACGCCGACTGGATACGCTCAGAGGCCTGCTTGCGACTCGACCTTGGCGAAGGCCGGTTGCCCGGCATGCTGGTTATGGGCGCCGAAGACCCGCACCAGTTCACGCCTCAGCAAGGCACTGATCTCCTCGCGTTTTTTGCGGGAGTCTTTGAACGGGCCATGCGCCGCTGGCTGTCGTGA